In Mucilaginibacter sp. KACC 22063, the genomic stretch CTGAGCACGGTAAAACACTTGATACCATGTTCTGGACTACATTTGGTATTACTGTAGTAGTTTTTATCAGTACTCAGATCCTGTTATTCACTTTTGCTTTCGTTTATCGCCAGTCTGAGAAACGTAAAGCATACTATATTCCGCATGACAACACCATTGAAAAAATATGGACAGTTGCACCGGCTATCGTACTTACAGTACTGGTAATCTTCGGTTTCTTTACCTGGAGAAAAATTACTAATACAGTTGATGCTAAAGGCGAGGTTGCTTCTATCAATGTTGATCTTACAGGCCATCAGTTTGCATGGGAAATCCGTTACCCTGGAAAAGATGGTAAGTTAGGTATCAAAAATTACAGACTTGTTAGCGGCAGCAACAAGCTTGGTGTTGATTTTAAAGATCGTAACAGTATGGATGATTTAACTGCTGATACTTTGGTATTACCGGTTAATAAATCTATTAAACTTAATATCATTGCGCAGGACGTTATTCATAGCGTTTATATGCCAAACTTCCGTCTGCAAATGAACGCAGTACCAGGGATGCCAACTTACTTTAAGTTTAAACCTACAATTACAACTGCTGAAATGCGCAATAAACTTGACGATGCAACTTTTGAGTATCGCTTGTATTGCAACAAAATTTGTGGTGGCGGTCACTACAATATGCAGAAAGTAGTACGCGTTGTAACTGAAGCAGAATATCAGGATTGGCTGTCTCAGCAAAAACCATATCTGAATGATCAACTTAAAAAAGAGTTGAAATTTGCAGATGCAGGTCAGCAAAAAGGCGGAAAAGAAAATAGGTTAGCATTAAATAATTAATTCAGGAGCTATTATGTCAACATTAGCAGTTCACGATCATCACGGGGTAGAACACCATGACCACGATCACGGACACCACCATAAAGAAACTTTTTTAACGAAATACG encodes the following:
- a CDS encoding cytochrome c oxidase subunit II; translated protein: MRFINLIKNNKVLSLFSMLMLSGTSMVMAQATSSNSTATANGDSSAQQAGMWTSVGYYVLLFLVACFVVGIIGKILRVYDLTLQMQRKKGINWNQIMAIMFLVFLIAGLAGVYYSFTVQGSMILPEAASEHGKTLDTMFWTTFGITVVVFISTQILLFTFAFVYRQSEKRKAYYIPHDNTIEKIWTVAPAIVLTVLVIFGFFTWRKITNTVDAKGEVASINVDLTGHQFAWEIRYPGKDGKLGIKNYRLVSGSNKLGVDFKDRNSMDDLTADTLVLPVNKSIKLNIIAQDVIHSVYMPNFRLQMNAVPGMPTYFKFKPTITTAEMRNKLDDATFEYRLYCNKICGGGHYNMQKVVRVVTEAEYQDWLSQQKPYLNDQLKKELKFADAGQQKGGKENRLALNN